TGCTGCGATCTACTGGGCGCGTTGCGAGGCGATCTTTTATGGGAACTGCGCCGCTGATGCTGCTGCAGCCGGCTTTGACGATGCTTTTCTCTACGAAGAGATGAAGCTGCCGGTTGATCAGCGAAAGATTCCGGCGTTCAATCTTCTGCCGGAGCAGGCGATCTCCAGCTTTGAGGCCTGGCGCGAGCGCGCCGGCAGAATCGACTACTGAGACATGACGACGAAACAGAAGAAGAGGGTTGCGGCCAAAAAAAGTAAATCGGACTCCGTCGTGAAGGTTGCGCTGCTTGGGTTTGGCACGGTCGGTGGTTCAGTGGCGCGTGTGCTGGCGGCGTCGAGGTTTCCGGGTGTGCAGCTGACGCATATCTTCAACCGCAATGTGGATCGGAAGCGTAGCTCTGAGGCTGCAAAGTTGGTGCCGGGCTCGGTGGTGTGGACCGACAATATCGATGTGATTTTGCGGTCGGATGTTGATGTTGTGATTGAGTTGATGGGCGGCCTTAATCCTGTAGAAGGATGGTTGCGCAAGGCTCTTGCTGCGGGCAAGTCGGTGGTTACGGCGAATAAGCAGCTCATCGCTTATCGGGGTACGGGACTGGCGAAGATTGCGGCGCAACATAACGTTCACCTGTTGCATGGAGCGGCTGTTGCGGGTGGTGTGCCGGTGATTCCGGGGATGTTGCAGGGGTTGTGCGGCGACCAGGTGACGAGACTCAGCGGCATTGTGAACGGCACTTGCAACTACATTTTGAGCCGGATGGAGGCTGGGGCCGACTACGCGACCGTTCTGGAGGATGCGCAGCAGCTTGGCTATGCTGAGGCTGATCCGTCTGCTGATGTAGATGGCTACGATGCGCGGGCGAAGCTCTGCATTCTGTCGCGCATTGCGATGCACGCTGAGCTGGACCCGGATGCGGTTGCGATGCAGACGATCTCGGCGATTGAGGCGATCGATTTTTCTTATGCCAAGGAGTTGAACTGCACGATTCGCCAGGTGTCGCGCGCTGAGCTTGATGGAAGAATAGTGCATGCGCGGGTTGCGCCGATGCTGGTTCCGCTGGCCTCGCCGATGGCGTGGTCGCACGGTACGCAAAATATGGTGGTGGTGAGCGGGAAGTTTGGCGGTGATGTTGTTTTTTCGGGACATGGTGCTGGTGGCGAACCTACGGCGGTTGCTGTGGTGTCGGATCTACTGGCTGTTGCGCAGGATTGCAAAACGGTGCAGCTGCCGGTGCGAAGGCGCGAGGTGACCGGAGATTTTTTTGCGCCGCACTATCTGCGATTTGTCGTCGACGACAAGCCGGGAATTGTCTCGGCGATCTCGGGGGCGCTTTCGAAGGTGGGGGCTAATATCGATTCGCTGCTGCAGCGGCGGGGATATCCGAAGCATCGGCTTCCGTTTGTGGTGACGACGGAGCCTTGCCTGAGTTCGACGATTGAGCGGGCTTTGGCTTCAGTAGCTCGCATGGATTGCATGCTGGAGAAGCCACTGTGCTTGCAGATGCTGGAAGTGGAAGACAAAGCAGAGTAACAATTTCTCAAATTTTTCTGCGGAGGGTGTGATGGCACCGACGATCGCTAACGGCAAGATCTGTTATGTCGAGATACCGGCGACGGATGTGCCGCGTTCGGCTGAGTTTTATAACCAGGTCTTTGGGTGGGAGGTTCGTAAGCGAGGTGATGGTGCTACTGCTTTTGATGATGGCGTCGGCGAGGTAAGTGGGGCGTATGTGACGGGCAGGCCGCCAATGTCGGTGCCTGGAGTTTTGGTTTATGTCATGGTCGACAGCGTGGCTGCTGCGATTGAAGCGGTTGTCGCCGCAGGAGGTAAGATTGTGCAGCCGATTGGGGTCGATGCGCCGGAGATTACCGCGAGATTCGAGGATCCCGCGGGAAACGTATTCGGGCTTTACCAGAATCCTTCGTGAGATGTTGTTTGACTCATTTTGAGAAAAAAGAAGAGGCCGCGAGATGGATGCTCGCGGCCTCTTTGTAACTGCTTACTGCTAGTACTTTGGCAGGGACGGGTCGATCTTGTCTGCCCAGGCGAGGATGCCGCCGGTTAAATTCGATACGTTGGTGAATCCGGCTTGTTTGAGGGCGACCGCGGCTCTCTGGCTGCGGGCGCCGGACTTGCAGTGGACGACGATCTCGCTGTGTTTTTTGTCGGCTAATTCGGCGGAGCGAAGAGCTATTTCGCCGACCGGGATCAGCGGTGCGCCGAGGTTTACGATCTTGTATTCGTGCGGCTCGCGAACGTCGAGGACGAAAACGTCTTCCTTGGCGTCGAGCTTGCGCTTCAACTCCTGGACCGAGATCTGCGGAATACCATCGACCACGGGAAGATCGCTGATTGCCTTGTCGCGCGCGACTTCAAGAGGACCGACTTCGCTGGGCGGAGTGATGCCGCAGAACTGGTCGTAGTCGATGAGTTCGGTCACGGTGGGGTTGGGACCGCAGACGGGGCACTCGGGATTTTTGCGCAGCTTGAGGGTGCGGAAGCTCATGCCGAGAGCGTCGACAAGGAGCAGCCGGCCGATGAGTGGGTCGCCGATGCCGAGGATCAGCTTGATGGTCTCGGTTGCCTGGATGACTCCGACGAGGCCGGGGAGAATGCCGAGCACGCCGCCTTCTGCGCAGGAGGGGACCAGGCCCGGCGGTGGCGGCTCGGGATAGAGGCAGCGGTAGCAGGGGCCTTCTTTGGTGCCGAAGACGCTGGCCTGGCCTTCGAAGCGAAAGATGGAGCCGTAGGCGTTGGGCTTACCGAGCAGGACGCAGGCGTCGTTGACGAGGTAGCGGGTCTGGAAGTTGTCGGTGCCGTCGGCGATGACGTCGTAGTCTTTCAAAATCTCGAGCGCGTTGGCGCTGGTGAGCATGGTGTTGTGTTTGATGACTTTGACGGTGGGGTTGAGGCCCTTGAGCATGATCTCGGCGGAGTCGACCTTGAGCTTGCCGACGGTCGCGGTCGAGTGGATGATCTGGCGCTGCAGGTTGCTGGCGTCGACGGTGTCGAAGTCGACAAGGCCGATGGTGCCTACACCTGCGGCCGCGAGATAAAGTGCGAGAGGTGCGCCGAGCCCACCGGTGCCGACGCAGAGTACCTTGGCGGCCTTCAGCTTCTGCTGGCCCTCCATCCCAACTTCGGGAAGTATCAGGTGGCGGGAGTATCGAGCAATCTCGTCATTGGAGAGCTTGGGGAGTTCTACGGTCTCTTCTATGGCTGTTGGCATTGTCTTTTCCTCTGCCTCATGTGGAGGCGTCAAAAAACCTTCATCTCGTAAAACCGTCTTCGAACCGATTCCTTAGACGGTTACAAATAGGAAAATTTTATAGTCGACAGCTCGTTCCGCCGGCGATGGAGGGGATGATCGTGAGTTCGTCCGTGTCGGTTGCCGGGGTTTCTTCTTTGTTTGGGAGGTAGCGGATGTCGTCGTCGTTCAGGTAGACATTCACGAACGAGCGGAGCTTGCCCTCCGGGGTGAAGAGATGAGGTTTCAGTTCAGGGTATTGAACAGTTAGCTGTTGAAATACACTGCTGACGGTCGTTCCCGTGACGCTGACGGTCTCGAGTCCGCCGGTGTAGGCGCGCAGCGGGGTGGGGATGTGAATGTTCATGCCTGACCTTTCTGGTTGAGTGCCGCTGCTTCGGCGACGTTAGGGGCTATGTCGATTTGAATGGCTTGGTCCTCGAAGTTCTTGTCGTCTTCTCCGGTTCCGCTCAGCAGAAAGGAGTTTGTCAGGATAGCTTTGCCCTGTTCAACGCTGGTGATGATGTAGGAGCAGCCGAGCCAGTGGGCTTCGGCGAAGTCGGTCTTCGACCACTGGGCGGGATGGTCGGGATGCGAGTGGTAGAAGCCGACGATGTCCAGTCCGAGGCCGCGCGCCTGCCGCTGAATCTTGACGAGCTCCTGAGGGGCGATGTGGTAGCGGTTGTGGGCGGAGTCGGTGCGGGTGTTGCCGGCGCGGACGATCTGCTGGACGTAGTTGACTGCCGCAGCGCTATTGACGGGGGCGCCATCGCCCTCGCCGGCGATGTTCTTTCCGAGCAGGACGCCGCAGCACTCGTTCGGGTAGGTCTCTTCGCCGTGAGCGCGGAGGGCTTCGTAGTCAGCGTAGTGGATGCGTAGCATCTGGGTTAGCCCTCCTGCCAGAAGCGTTCGCTCATGTATTTTTCTGCCGAGTCGCAGAGGATGGTGACGATGACGGCCTCGCGTCCAGCGCTGGCCTCCTGCTCGCCGATTTGAAGAGAGGCTGCGACGGCGCCTGCAGCGGAGATTCCAATCAACAGGCCTTGATTGCGCGCCAGATCTTTCACCATCTCGTAGGCGGTTTCGGTGGGCATGTCGATATTCGCGTCGGCGAGCGAAGGGTCGTAGATGCGCGGCACGATCGCGGTCGCCATGTGCTTCAGGCCTTCGAGGCCGTTGAACGGCGAGTCCGGCTGCATCGAGACGCAACGGATCGACGGGTTTAGTTCCTTCAGGCGGCGGGTTGTGCCCATGAACGTGCCGCTGGTTCCGAGTCCCGCGACGAAGTGGGTTACCTGGCCTTCGGTCTGCTCCCAGATCTCGTTTGCTGTGGTGCGGTAGTGCGCCTTCCAGTTCTCGTCGTTGGAGTACTGGTCGGCGTAGTAGTACTTGTCCGGTTCGGCTGCAGCGAGCTCTCGTGCTTTGCGGATTGCGCCGTCGGAGCCATTGGCTGGGTCGGTCCAGAGGACCTCTGCTCCATAGGCGGCGAGATAGCGTTTGCGCTCGGGCGAGACGTTCGACGGCATGCAGAGGGTGACTCGAAAACCTAACGCAGCGCCCAGCATCGCGTAGGCGATACCGGTGTTGCCGCTGGTCGCATCGAGCAGGCCGCGTGTGTCGCTGAGCAGGCCTCTGCGCTGTGCGTCGGCGACGATAGCAGAGGCGGCGCGATCTTTCACCGAGCCTCCGGGGTTCGCCCATTCGGCCTTGCCCAAAATCTGGACTCCGGGCAGATGAGCATTGAGCCGCTCGAGCCTCACCAGGGGAGTGTGGCCGACGCGGTCGAGGATGCTTGTGCCGAACGGTTTGAGAGTGGTGATCATGCCGCTTCCATATTCTTTTGACTCATTTGAACCGTTGCGCCCGCTGCGATTGAAGGACTCTCGCGGATGTGCGACAGTTAATCGAGTCTAACGTATTGCACATATGGCGAAAAAGATCCCACAACGAAGCTTCAATGACGTTCTTGGTCTCCTCGGGGGCCAGAGATTCGATGTTGCCCCCGCTCAGGAGGGTGCAAAGCGAACGCCAAATGCCGTCCAGGTAAGGAAATACGGCTGTGCGGCTGAGATCGCTGCGGCGCCGGACGGTACGGTCGAGATCCTGGCCCGGCCGGGGTGGCTGCTGAATGGCGAGATCGCGCGCCTGCTCGACCGGGGGTATCAAAAATTCCTCAAGACGAGCAAGCTGGAGATTCCCGCGTCGGCGGATCATCTGCGGTCGATCCATGAGTTCAGCGAAGAGCTGAAGGAAGCGATCGGCGCCACGGTCCTCTACAACGAGGCACTCGGCACTACAAGCAACGTCTACCAATACGATCGGGTCAAGGGACGGGACTAAGCCTGTGCGAGTGCGGGAGATCCTAGAAATTCCCGATCAAGGTCCTGTTTTTGAAAGGGCGGGACTTTAGTCCCGCCGCAAATCTAACCGCAGCAACGCGACTTTAGTCGCTGAGGGAACGCTGCATACTTCGTCAGAACTTCTTTAGCGTCGCCGATTCTGCTCCCGTTGCAACTCGCGATAGGCTTCGCTCTTGCCGATGCCGCGTTCGCGAGCGACTCGCTTCAGGGCATCCATCTCGCTGATACCTTCTGACTTCATCATTGCGGAAACCTCGGCGGCGAGAGTGATCTTCCGCTTTTCAGCGGTGTTCTCAATTGGGGCCAGGGTGAGCAGCAGCACGATCTCTCCGCGGACGCTGGCGCGCGCCGCTAGTTGGGATCGTAGATCGGCGACTGTTCCTCGCAAAAACTCTTCATGCAGCTTGGTCAGCTCGCGCGCGATGACGACGTGTTGCTCAGGACCGAAGACGGCGTCAATGTCGGCGAGGGTATCGAGGATGCGGTGCGGCGCTTCGTAGAAGACGTGAGTTACCTTGCCTCGCATGAGGTCTTCGAGCGCGGTCTTGCGCTGGCCTGCCTTGGCGGGAAGAAAGCCGTGAAAAGTGAAGCGCTCGGTGGGGAGACCGCTTGCGATCAAGCCGCTGATTGCGGCATTCGCGCCGGGGATGGGGAAGACATCGACTCCGGCAGCGAGGGCAGCGGCGACGATCTGGCCGCCGGGATCGGCGATACCGGGCGTTCCGGCGTCACTGACGACGGCGATGCGGGCGCCTGTCTTTAGCTCGGCTATGAGTTCTTCCGTGCGCGAGCCCTCGTTGTGCATGTGATAGCTGACAGTGGGGGTGCGGATCTCGAAGTGATTGAGGAGTTTTTGCGTCTGCCGTGTGTCCTCGCAGGCGATGCGGTCCGCTTGACGCAAAACTCGCAGCGCCCGGAGCGTAATGTCTTCGAGATTGCCGATGGGGGTGGCTACGAGGTAAAGCCCCGGCGCCAGCGGCCGGTCGTCTTTGTCGTGGATTGCGGGCATTATTCCGGTTGCCGCAGCTTGCGGC
The nucleotide sequence above comes from Tunturibacter empetritectus. Encoded proteins:
- a CDS encoding homoserine dehydrogenase, which produces MTTKQKKRVAAKKSKSDSVVKVALLGFGTVGGSVARVLAASRFPGVQLTHIFNRNVDRKRSSEAAKLVPGSVVWTDNIDVILRSDVDVVIELMGGLNPVEGWLRKALAAGKSVVTANKQLIAYRGTGLAKIAAQHNVHLLHGAAVAGGVPVIPGMLQGLCGDQVTRLSGIVNGTCNYILSRMEAGADYATVLEDAQQLGYAEADPSADVDGYDARAKLCILSRIAMHAELDPDAVAMQTISAIEAIDFSYAKELNCTIRQVSRAELDGRIVHARVAPMLVPLASPMAWSHGTQNMVVVSGKFGGDVVFSGHGAGGEPTAVAVVSDLLAVAQDCKTVQLPVRRREVTGDFFAPHYLRFVVDDKPGIVSAISGALSKVGANIDSLLQRRGYPKHRLPFVVTTEPCLSSTIERALASVARMDCMLEKPLCLQMLEVEDKAE
- a CDS encoding VOC family protein, whose amino-acid sequence is MAPTIANGKICYVEIPATDVPRSAEFYNQVFGWEVRKRGDGATAFDDGVGEVSGAYVTGRPPMSVPGVLVYVMVDSVAAAIEAVVAAGGKIVQPIGVDAPEITARFEDPAGNVFGLYQNPS
- the moeB gene encoding molybdopterin-synthase adenylyltransferase MoeB; the protein is MPTAIEETVELPKLSNDEIARYSRHLILPEVGMEGQQKLKAAKVLCVGTGGLGAPLALYLAAAGVGTIGLVDFDTVDASNLQRQIIHSTATVGKLKVDSAEIMLKGLNPTVKVIKHNTMLTSANALEILKDYDVIADGTDNFQTRYLVNDACVLLGKPNAYGSIFRFEGQASVFGTKEGPCYRCLYPEPPPPGLVPSCAEGGVLGILPGLVGVIQATETIKLILGIGDPLIGRLLLVDALGMSFRTLKLRKNPECPVCGPNPTVTELIDYDQFCGITPPSEVGPLEVARDKAISDLPVVDGIPQISVQELKRKLDAKEDVFVLDVREPHEYKIVNLGAPLIPVGEIALRSAELADKKHSEIVVHCKSGARSQRAAVALKQAGFTNVSNLTGGILAWADKIDPSLPKY
- a CDS encoding MoaD/ThiS family protein, with product MNIHIPTPLRAYTGGLETVSVTGTTVSSVFQQLTVQYPELKPHLFTPEGKLRSFVNVYLNDDDIRYLPNKEETPATDTDELTIIPSIAGGTSCRL
- a CDS encoding M67 family metallopeptidase, encoding MLRIHYADYEALRAHGEETYPNECCGVLLGKNIAGEGDGAPVNSAAAVNYVQQIVRAGNTRTDSAHNRYHIAPQELVKIQRQARGLGLDIVGFYHSHPDHPAQWSKTDFAEAHWLGCSYIITSVEQGKAILTNSFLLSGTGEDDKNFEDQAIQIDIAPNVAEAAALNQKGQA
- a CDS encoding PLP-dependent cysteine synthase family protein: MITTLKPFGTSILDRVGHTPLVRLERLNAHLPGVQILGKAEWANPGGSVKDRAASAIVADAQRRGLLSDTRGLLDATSGNTGIAYAMLGAALGFRVTLCMPSNVSPERKRYLAAYGAEVLWTDPANGSDGAIRKARELAAAEPDKYYYADQYSNDENWKAHYRTTANEIWEQTEGQVTHFVAGLGTSGTFMGTTRRLKELNPSIRCVSMQPDSPFNGLEGLKHMATAIVPRIYDPSLADANIDMPTETAYEMVKDLARNQGLLIGISAAGAVAASLQIGEQEASAGREAVIVTILCDSAEKYMSERFWQEG
- the rsmI gene encoding 16S rRNA (cytidine(1402)-2'-O)-methyltransferase, whose translation is MPAIHDKDDRPLAPGLYLVATPIGNLEDITLRALRVLRQADRIACEDTRQTQKLLNHFEIRTPTVSYHMHNEGSRTEELIAELKTGARIAVVSDAGTPGIADPGGQIVAAALAAGVDVFPIPGANAAISGLIASGLPTERFTFHGFLPAKAGQRKTALEDLMRGKVTHVFYEAPHRILDTLADIDAVFGPEQHVVIARELTKLHEEFLRGTVADLRSQLAARASVRGEIVLLLTLAPIENTAEKRKITLAAEVSAMMKSEGISEMDALKRVARERGIGKSEAYRELQREQNRRR